A portion of the Nevskiales bacterium genome contains these proteins:
- a CDS encoding amidase: MNFDEYRKHDGLGLAELVAKKEVTPAELLEVAIARAEAVNPKLNAIIIPMYDLARERARQALSGPFAGVPFLVKDLFQEYAGVRAAYGCKALKAANYTADAHAEITARWLKAGTVIFGRTNTPEFGAKGITEPDAWGPTRNAWNPAHTPGGSSGGSATAVAAGIVPMAGANDGGGSIRIPASACGLFGLKPGRGRTPWGPRYGELMHGAAMNHIVSRSVRDSAAMLDATHGPELGSLFRIEPPERPYIEEVTRDPGKLRIAFTTRSPIGMPVHPEAVRAVRETAQLLASLGHHVEGAEPEINGLQLAEDFITMWFANCAATVDEIKKQTGCGDSGFELDTLAMVAFGHASRASEYVAGYLRWSDYARKLGEFHQKYDLLMTPTWAMPPARIGEIVTPRWQQVAMKILMALGLTRVVLNSGMIEKMVQENLKWVPFTQLANLTGVPAMSVPLHWTTGEIPAPQPGDALHPERKASQQPPAVPGLPMGVQFVAPHGGEGLLFRLAGQLEQAKPWFHRVPEL, translated from the coding sequence ATGAACTTCGACGAATACCGCAAGCACGACGGCCTTGGCCTGGCTGAACTGGTAGCGAAGAAAGAAGTCACGCCGGCCGAGCTGCTGGAGGTCGCGATCGCGCGCGCCGAGGCGGTCAACCCCAAGCTCAACGCGATCATCATCCCGATGTACGACCTCGCGCGTGAGCGGGCCAGGCAGGCTCTGAGCGGGCCCTTCGCCGGCGTGCCCTTCCTGGTCAAGGACCTGTTCCAGGAATACGCCGGCGTGCGTGCCGCTTACGGCTGCAAGGCGCTGAAGGCGGCCAACTACACCGCCGACGCGCATGCCGAGATCACCGCGCGCTGGCTGAAGGCCGGCACCGTGATCTTCGGCCGCACGAATACTCCGGAATTCGGCGCCAAGGGCATTACCGAGCCCGACGCCTGGGGCCCGACGCGCAATGCCTGGAACCCGGCGCACACGCCGGGCGGCTCCTCCGGCGGCTCGGCCACGGCGGTTGCCGCCGGCATCGTGCCGATGGCCGGTGCCAACGACGGCGGTGGCTCGATCCGCATCCCGGCCAGCGCCTGCGGGCTGTTCGGCCTCAAGCCCGGGCGCGGCCGCACGCCCTGGGGCCCGCGCTACGGCGAGCTGATGCACGGCGCCGCGATGAACCATATCGTCTCGCGCTCGGTGCGCGACAGCGCGGCCATGCTGGATGCGACCCACGGGCCGGAACTGGGTTCGCTGTTCCGCATCGAGCCGCCCGAGCGGCCTTATATAGAGGAAGTGACCCGCGACCCCGGCAAGCTGCGCATCGCCTTCACCACGCGCTCGCCGATCGGCATGCCGGTGCATCCCGAGGCGGTGCGCGCGGTGCGCGAAACCGCTCAGCTGCTGGCGTCGCTCGGCCACCATGTCGAGGGCGCCGAGCCGGAAATCAACGGCCTGCAGCTGGCGGAGGACTTCATCACCATGTGGTTCGCCAACTGCGCCGCCACGGTAGACGAGATCAAGAAACAAACCGGCTGCGGCGATTCCGGCTTCGAGCTCGACACGCTGGCCATGGTCGCCTTCGGCCACGCCAGTCGTGCCAGCGAATACGTGGCCGGCTACCTGCGCTGGAGCGACTACGCCCGCAAGCTCGGGGAGTTTCACCAGAAGTACGATCTTCTGATGACCCCGACCTGGGCCATGCCGCCGGCGCGCATCGGCGAGATCGTGACCCCGCGCTGGCAGCAGGTGGCGATGAAGATCCTCATGGCGCTGGGCCTGACGCGCGTAGTCCTCAACTCCGGCATGATCGAGAAGATGGTGCAGGAAAACCTCAAGTGGGTGCCGTTCACTCAGCTCGCCAACCTGACCGGCGTGCCGGCGATGTCGGTGCCGCTGCACTGGACCACCGGCGAGATCCCCGCGCCACAGCCGGGCGACGCGCTGCATCCCGAGCGCAAGGCCAGCCAGCAGCCGCCGGCGGTGCCGGGCCTGCCGATGGGCGTGCAGTTCGTCGCGCCGCACGGCGGCGAGGGCTTGCTGTTCCGCCTGGCCGGCCAGCTGGAGCAGGCCAAACCCTGGTTCCACCGCGTTCCGGAGCTGTGA
- the rssA gene encoding patatin-like phospholipase RssA, which translates to MKTPRRTTSRRAQPDASAAPAASTPVLGLALGSGSARGWAHIGVIQELEAMGIRPQVVAGTSIGALVGAVYVSGQLDDLARWVRTLTLRDVFGLLDISFTGGVVKGEKLFGFFHEQHRNPNIEELAQRYVSVATDMHSGREIWITRGPILAAARASCAMPGVFSPVKYRERWMLDGGLVNPVPVSACRAFGADVVIAVNLNAQLVGAHLSRQSRRQVEAQARDVEERGFWQRVRGYFSAEPDGSPSFFDVVATSINIMQDRITRSRMAGDPAELTLVPQLEDFALMDFHRADEAIREGRRLIRRYADDIRAWTGQAANPAADRRKRPRR; encoded by the coding sequence ATGAAAACCCCCCGCAGAACGACATCCCGGCGTGCGCAGCCGGACGCGTCTGCTGCGCCGGCAGCGTCCACGCCGGTGCTGGGCCTGGCGCTGGGCAGCGGCTCGGCGCGCGGCTGGGCGCACATCGGCGTGATCCAGGAACTGGAGGCGATGGGCATCCGTCCGCAGGTGGTGGCGGGCACTTCCATCGGTGCGCTGGTCGGTGCGGTGTATGTGTCCGGCCAGCTCGATGACTTGGCGCGCTGGGTTCGGACCCTGACCTTGCGCGACGTTTTCGGCCTGCTCGACATCAGCTTCACCGGCGGTGTGGTGAAGGGCGAGAAACTGTTCGGTTTCTTCCACGAGCAGCATCGTAACCCGAACATCGAGGAGCTGGCGCAGCGTTACGTGAGCGTGGCCACCGACATGCACTCGGGGCGCGAGATCTGGATCACGCGCGGACCGATCCTGGCGGCGGCGCGCGCCTCCTGCGCCATGCCCGGTGTGTTCTCGCCGGTGAAATACCGCGAGCGCTGGATGCTTGACGGCGGCCTGGTGAACCCGGTGCCGGTGTCGGCCTGCCGCGCGTTTGGCGCAGATGTCGTCATCGCGGTAAACCTCAACGCGCAGCTGGTCGGTGCGCACCTGTCGCGCCAGAGCCGGCGGCAGGTCGAGGCACAGGCGCGCGATGTGGAGGAACGCGGGTTCTGGCAGCGGGTGCGTGGCTACTTCAGTGCCGAGCCGGACGGGTCGCCGAGTTTCTTCGACGTCGTCGCCACCAGCATCAACATCATGCAGGACCGTATCACGCGCAGTCGCATGGCGGGAGACCCCGCCGAGCTGACGCTGGTGCCGCAGCTGGAGGACTTCGCGCTGATGGATTTTCACCGCGCGGACGAGGCGATCCGCGAAGGGCGGCGGCTGATCCGCCGCTACGCGGACGATATCCGCGCCTGGACCGGTCAGGCAGCGAACCCGGCGGCCGACCGGCGCAAGCGCCCGCGTCGCTGA
- a CDS encoding serine hydrolase domain-containing protein — translation MSALRSTLDFARFLPKATNVIEVPADLGPLTQIDHKGECDPRDVGLEPRQVADIWQSVEDFYRTGMQPGISLAIRRHGRLVLHRAIGHARGNGPADPPDTPKMPMRLDTPVCLFSASKAITAMLVHKLVEDGRLRLRDRVAEYLPEFGVRGKDKTTLLNVLSHRAGIPSIPLKDPDPALLQDWDSIVQMLCAAKPLHVIGWIQAYHAITAGFVLGEVIRRVTGRELRELMTETFRRPLGFRYFNFGLERAEDRAQAAFNYFTGSALKFPLSYVARRVLGVDFERVSAVANEENYMTAVVPAGNVYATADESCRFFQMMLNGGELDGVRVFEPRTLVKATRPVGVIQFDRSLMIPMRFSAGLMLGEWPAGLYGQNCGEAFGHLGFINIVCWADPARDISAALLTTGKSMALENLTSFYKVLLAISNNCPPVPRVQRPAWTLA, via the coding sequence ATGAGCGCCCTGCGTTCCACGCTCGATTTCGCCCGTTTCCTGCCCAAGGCAACGAATGTCATCGAGGTGCCGGCGGACCTCGGGCCGCTGACGCAGATTGACCACAAGGGCGAATGCGACCCGCGCGACGTCGGCCTCGAGCCGCGCCAGGTCGCGGACATCTGGCAGTCGGTCGAGGATTTCTACCGCACCGGCATGCAGCCGGGCATCAGTCTCGCGATCCGCCGGCACGGCCGGCTGGTCCTGCACCGGGCCATCGGCCACGCGCGCGGCAACGGACCGGCCGATCCGCCGGATACGCCGAAGATGCCGATGCGGCTCGACACGCCGGTGTGTCTGTTCTCCGCCTCCAAGGCGATCACTGCGATGCTGGTGCACAAGCTGGTCGAAGATGGCCGCCTGCGCCTGCGCGACCGGGTCGCCGAGTACCTGCCGGAATTCGGCGTGCGCGGCAAGGACAAGACCACCCTGCTCAACGTGCTGTCGCACCGGGCCGGCATCCCGTCCATCCCGCTCAAGGATCCGGATCCGGCGCTGCTGCAGGACTGGGACAGCATCGTGCAGATGCTGTGCGCGGCCAAGCCCCTGCACGTGATCGGCTGGATCCAGGCCTATCACGCCATCACCGCCGGCTTCGTGCTGGGTGAAGTGATACGCCGCGTGACCGGCCGCGAGCTGCGCGAGCTGATGACCGAGACCTTCCGCCGGCCGCTGGGCTTCCGCTACTTCAACTTCGGGCTCGAGCGGGCAGAGGACCGTGCCCAGGCGGCTTTCAACTACTTCACCGGCTCGGCGCTGAAATTCCCGCTGAGCTACGTCGCGCGTCGCGTGCTGGGTGTGGACTTCGAGCGCGTCTCAGCGGTCGCGAACGAAGAGAACTACATGACCGCGGTGGTGCCGGCCGGCAACGTGTATGCCACCGCCGACGAGTCCTGCCGCTTCTTCCAGATGATGCTCAACGGCGGCGAGCTGGACGGCGTGCGCGTGTTCGAGCCGCGCACGCTGGTCAAGGCCACGCGCCCGGTCGGCGTGATCCAGTTCGACCGCTCGCTGATGATCCCGATGCGCTTCTCCGCCGGCCTGATGCTGGGCGAGTGGCCGGCCGGCCTGTACGGACAGAACTGCGGCGAGGCCTTCGGCCACCTCGGCTTCATCAACATCGTGTGCTGGGCCGATCCCGCGCGCGACATCTCTGCCGCGCTGCTCACCACCGGCAAGTCCATGGCGCTCGAGAACCTCACCAGCTTCTACAAGGTGCTGCTGGCGATCAGCAACAACTGTCCGCCGGTGCCGCGCGTGCAGCGCCCGGCGTGGACGCTCGCCTAG
- a CDS encoding trypsin-like peptidase domain-containing protein → MGLERFVRNLLFLLLFGVLGAMAWAQVQPWLARHEPVTPVVAPRGELAADEKATIALFEQSSPAVVYITTIARVVDVWTRNVFEVPQGTGSGFVWDNSGHIVTNWHVLRDAQKAQVRLADQRRFNAELVGASPEHDLAVLRIKVPLNPPPRLALGTSHDLKVGQKVFAIGNPFGLDHTLTSGIISALDRAIPSDDGVPIEHLIQTDAAINPGNSGGPLLDSAGRVIGVNTAIYSPSGAYAGIGFAVPIDTVSRVVPQLIAHGRYRRPALGITASDELSARVSARLGVTGVLVLEVQPGSAAARAGLRGTRETADGGIVAGDVITAVNGQPVSRLGELLTALDRYRPGERIVLGVYREGEWLKVPVILQAPDD, encoded by the coding sequence ATGGGTCTCGAGCGCTTCGTCCGCAACCTCCTCTTCCTGCTCCTGTTCGGCGTGCTCGGCGCCATGGCCTGGGCACAGGTGCAGCCTTGGCTTGCGCGCCATGAGCCGGTCACGCCCGTGGTCGCGCCGCGCGGCGAACTGGCTGCGGACGAGAAGGCCACGATCGCACTGTTCGAGCAGTCAAGCCCGGCCGTGGTATACATCACCACCATCGCCCGCGTCGTGGACGTGTGGACACGCAACGTGTTCGAGGTGCCGCAGGGTACGGGTTCGGGCTTCGTGTGGGACAACAGCGGCCACATCGTCACCAACTGGCACGTGCTGCGTGACGCGCAGAAGGCGCAGGTGCGGTTGGCCGACCAGCGGCGTTTCAACGCCGAGCTGGTGGGGGCGAGCCCGGAACATGACCTGGCAGTGCTGCGCATCAAGGTGCCGCTCAACCCGCCACCGCGGCTGGCGCTCGGCACCAGCCACGACCTCAAGGTCGGACAAAAGGTATTCGCCATCGGCAACCCGTTCGGCCTCGACCACACGCTCACCTCCGGCATCATCTCCGCGCTCGATCGCGCCATCCCCAGCGACGACGGCGTGCCCATCGAGCATCTGATCCAGACCGACGCCGCCATCAACCCGGGCAACTCCGGCGGTCCGCTGCTGGACAGCGCCGGCCGCGTGATCGGCGTCAACACGGCGATCTACTCGCCCTCCGGCGCCTACGCCGGGATTGGCTTCGCCGTGCCGATCGACACCGTCAGTCGTGTCGTACCGCAGCTCATTGCGCACGGGCGCTACCGACGGCCCGCACTCGGCATCACCGCCAGCGACGAGCTATCCGCACGCGTATCGGCCCGGCTGGGCGTGACGGGCGTGCTGGTGCTGGAGGTGCAGCCGGGCTCGGCTGCGGCGCGCGCCGGGCTGCGGGGCACGCGCGAGACCGCCGACGGCGGCATCGTCGCCGGCGACGTGATTACGGCGGTCAACGGGCAGCCGGTATCGCGGCTGGGCGAGCTGCTGACCGCGCTCGACCGCTACCGGCCGGGAGAGCGCATCGTGCTCGGCGTGTATCGCGAAGGCGAATGGCTGAAAGTGCCGGTGATACTGCAAGCACCGGACGACTGA